The window TTGATGCAATTGGAACAGCACTTGTCAGTCTCGGACTGAAAGGCAAAAAGATTGCTTTGATTGGCGAAAACAGGTACGAATGGGCTACGACTTATTTAGGTGTGTGTAACGGAACAGGCATTATTGTGCCTTTGGATAAGGAGCTACCCCAAAACGAGATTGAAAACTGTCTTCTAAGAAGTCATGCTGATGCTATAATTTTTTCAGGTTCAGTGTCAAAAAATATTTCCAGTATTCTTAAAAATATTACTACCTGTAAATATTATATAAACATGGACATTGCTGAGGATTCGGACGGTCAGATGTCCTACGACAGGTTGCTTAAAAAAGGATATGACCTTATAAAAAGCGGAAACAGAGAGTTTTTGGATGCAGTTATAGACAATGAGATAATGAACATGTTATTGTTCACATCAGGTACCACTGACAAGTCAAAGGCGGTTATGCTGTCTCACAGGAATATTGCAGAAAATCTGATGGCTATGTGTTCTATGCTTTATATAGATGAAAAGGATGTTTTTCTTTCTGTTTTGCCTGCACATCATACATACGAATGCACCTGCGGCTTCCTGTGTCAGATGTACAGAGGGTGTACGATTGCGTTTTGTGAAGGGCTCCGTCATATTGTCAAAAATCTCAGCGAATCAAAGTGTACCATGATGAATGGTGTACCGTTAGTTTTTGAATCAATATACAAACAATTAATGCATCAGGTTTCCAAAAAGCCGGGAGGAGCAAAAAAATTAAAGTTTGGAATAAAGCTGTGTAATGCTCTGGATAAACTGGGAATTGATGCAAGGAAGAAGCTTTTTGCGGAAATTCATCAGGCCTTAGGAGGACATTTGAGACTGTTTATCAGCGGTGCTGCTGCTATTGACCCGGAAGTAGCAAAGGGTTTCAGAAATATTGGTATAAAGCTTGTTCAGGGTTATGGCCTTACAGAGTGTGCTCCTATTGTAGGATTAAACAGGGATTGCTGGTTTAAGGATGATGCTGCAGGCTTACCTTTGCCCGGGCTGAAGGTGGTAATACATAATCCCAATGCCGAGGGAGTAGGAGAGATAAAGGTGTCTGGGCCAAGCGTAATGATGGGCTATTACGAAAACAAAGAGGCCACGGATGAAGTAATCAGAGACGGCTGGTTTTATACGGGAGATATGGGATATCTGGATTCAGACGGATTTATCCATATTACAGGCAGAATGAAAAATGTAATCATTACAAAGAACGGTAAAAACGTTTATCCGGAAGAAATTGAAACCCTTCTTAACAGAAGTGACTATATAAAGGAATCTTTGGTATTTGGAAAAAATGATAATGGTGATGTAGTTGTTTGGGCCCAGATTGTGCCTGACAGAGAGAAGATTGAAGAAGATTTTAAAAATGCTATTCTTGGCACCGGCGATGTGCAAGCTGTTATAAACCAAGAGGTTAAAAGGATTAACAAGGAACTGGTAACATATAAATACGTAAAAGAGTTTACTCTCAGAGATACTGAGTTTGAGAAAACTACAACTAAAAAAATAAAGAGGTATCAGGAGCTGAATAAAGGTGAGTAATATATTAGAAACTGCAATAAACGATGCAGTAGAAATGGTTCGGGAAGCAGGAGAACTTTTGCTGCAAAGTATGGATGACAAGAAAGTCATCACAAAGAATGGTACTGCTAATTTTGTAACAGAAATAGATTTGAAGGTTCAGGAGATATTATTCGGTAAGTTAATTAATTTACTTCCTGATAGTAATATAATTGCTGAGGAAACGGCAGATAATAATTTTGCCTTGGGAAAATATACATGGATACTTGACCCTGTTGACGGAACTACTAACCTGATGTACGGGTACAAATGTTCTGCCATAGCCCTTGGATTGGTGGTAGAGGGTGTTCCTTATGCAGGAATAGTATACAATCCCTTTTTAAACGAAATGTATACTGCAAAAAAGGGTCAGGGAGCATTCATAAATGGTAATCCAATCGGGGTAACTTCAAACGAGAGTTTATCTAGCAGCCTTTTGGCTTTCGGTACTTCACCCTACGACAGAGGGAAGGCCGATGAGACCTTCAGAATAACCAAGAATGTCTTTGGAAAATGCAGAGATATAAGAAGAAGCGGTTCAGCTGCTCTTGACATATGTAATGTAGCTGCCGGACGAACTGACGGGTATTTTGAAATGGAATTACAGCCTTGGGATTATGCAGGAGCATCCATAATTCTGAAAGAGGCAGGCGGCAGAATAACCGATTGGCAAGGCAAGGATTTAACCTACATTTTAAAAAGCCCCGCAATTGCTACAAATGGGCTTATACATGAGGAATTAATAGAAGCAATGAAATAGATAACAAAAACATAAAACTTAAGGGATTAGTAAGAGTCGAAAAAGGATAATAACCACAAAATTTGTATTATATGGATTTTGTAGGTGTTGTCCTTTTTTTACTAAAAAAAGAATTTTAAATGCATTTCATACCAAAAAAGCAGCATTTCAGGAAGCAAAGGGATTTTAAAATGACTTTTTAAGATATACTTACAGGCATACTTATTAAATAAATACAATAGGTATTTCTTTAAAAATAACATTCGGAGGAAACAAAAAAATGAAAAAGATTATGGCAAGTATATCAGCACTACTTATTTGCATTACAGTATTAGCAGGTTGTGGAGCAGATCCGGTACAAGATGACCTGATTAATTACATTAACAATCAATTGCCAACTATTGCGACATTAGAAAAGAAAGTAACCAGTGAATATCAAGCTGTTAAGTCAGACAGTAAAGCAGACGACGCAACGTTTGGGGCTAAACTAAAGGATGTGATAATTCCTGCAGCTGCCGAATTAATCGCAAAAGCAAAAGCAACCGTTCCGGCAACAGAAGAAGTGAAAAAAGTACACGATAAGTATATTGCATCAGTGACAGCACAATCGGAAGCTTTTGCAATACTGCTTGATGCGGCTGGAAAGAATGATGCAGAACTAGCAAAAACTGCAAATGATAAACTAACAAAGGCTGAAAAGCTGTCCAAAGAATATTTAGCAGACTTAGAAACTTTGAAAAAGGATCATAATGTAGAGAATAAAGAGAGCAAGTAGCATTGATATACCATGCACATATTTCCAATTATACTGAGGGGGAATTAACTATGCGTAAGTTTATGAGTGCAGCTTTGGTTCTGGCTATATGTGTCTTTACAGTACTATTTAGTGGTTCCAACGTTGAGGCGGCAGTAAAGGTTGCACCCTACACCGTTTTAGTGTATATGGTTGGGTCTGACCTTGAGAGCAATGGTGGGGCTGCAACAGATGATTTAATTGAAATGGCAGCAGTTGGCTCAACAAAGAATGTAAACATTTTGGTTGAAACCGGAGGAACGAAAAAGTGGAATTTGCCTATGATAAGTAACAAGGTAAACCAGCGCTGGTTGGTTCAGAAGGAAAATATCAAACTATTAAAAAATGATTTAGGAAACCGTAGCATGGGTAAACAGAGCACTCTTCAGGACTTCCTTGTATGGGGAATAAAGAATTATCCTGCAAAGAAATATGCCGTAGTATTTTGGGATCATGGTGCTGGTGCTAAAGGCTTCGGATATGATGAAAACAATAGCGGTAATGATCCAACTCTGTCTATAAAAGAAATAAATGGTGCTTTAAAGGCTGCAACAGCTGCCAGTAAACAAAAATTTGAACTGGTTGGATTTGATGCTTGTTTGATGGGAAACATTGAGACGGCTACAGGAATAATGGA of the Ruminiclostridium papyrosolvens DSM 2782 genome contains:
- a CDS encoding inositol monophosphatase family protein yields the protein MSNILETAINDAVEMVREAGELLLQSMDDKKVITKNGTANFVTEIDLKVQEILFGKLINLLPDSNIIAEETADNNFALGKYTWILDPVDGTTNLMYGYKCSAIALGLVVEGVPYAGIVYNPFLNEMYTAKKGQGAFINGNPIGVTSNESLSSSLLAFGTSPYDRGKADETFRITKNVFGKCRDIRRSGSAALDICNVAAGRTDGYFEMELQPWDYAGASIILKEAGGRITDWQGKDLTYILKSPAIATNGLIHEELIEAMK
- a CDS encoding AMP-dependent synthetase/ligase; translated protein: MNSKPLYEVRKISNLKDMIEQSAKLYGSKPAFLVKQKGNSAYIPKTFKEYKNDIDAIGTALVSLGLKGKKIALIGENRYEWATTYLGVCNGTGIIVPLDKELPQNEIENCLLRSHADAIIFSGSVSKNISSILKNITTCKYYINMDIAEDSDGQMSYDRLLKKGYDLIKSGNREFLDAVIDNEIMNMLLFTSGTTDKSKAVMLSHRNIAENLMAMCSMLYIDEKDVFLSVLPAHHTYECTCGFLCQMYRGCTIAFCEGLRHIVKNLSESKCTMMNGVPLVFESIYKQLMHQVSKKPGGAKKLKFGIKLCNALDKLGIDARKKLFAEIHQALGGHLRLFISGAAAIDPEVAKGFRNIGIKLVQGYGLTECAPIVGLNRDCWFKDDAAGLPLPGLKVVIHNPNAEGVGEIKVSGPSVMMGYYENKEATDEVIRDGWFYTGDMGYLDSDGFIHITGRMKNVIITKNGKNVYPEEIETLLNRSDYIKESLVFGKNDNGDVVVWAQIVPDREKIEEDFKNAILGTGDVQAVINQEVKRINKELVTYKYVKEFTLRDTEFEKTTTKKIKRYQELNKGE